GAGGTCTGATCGAGAGGACGGTTATGGCGGCTGAAGTGCGATTCTATTACATGGTTCCATCCGAAGTGGTGTGGCGCTGCGAGCGGCGTTCGATGGCGTATCTGCCGGTCGGCGCGCTGGAGTGGCACGGCGGGCATCTGCCGTTCGGCACCGACGCGATGACGGTCGAGCACCTGGCGATTCGGACGGCCCGCAAGGCGGGAGGCGTGGTGTTTCCGCCGGTGGTCTATGGCGACGTGCGTTACCGGCTGGCGGAGCATCGGGCGGAGTGGCATCGGCGGTATCGGCGGGAGATGAGGCTGACCGGGAGTCAGTCGCCGCTGTTCGTTTACGGCACGCAAGAGCCGCGCGGCGCGAAGGGCGAGTCCGGGAAGAACGAAATCCCGTTGACCTATGACGAGCAGGCGGAGCACTTCGTGCGGCATTTGGGATTGGTTCTGATGGAAATCGCCTCGTACGGGTTTGGCGCGATCGCCATGCTTCCCGGACATGGGCCGACGACGTCGTTCTGCGGCCAGGCGGCGAAGCTGTTTGCGGAGCAGGCGAAGCGGACGGTTCTTCGGCCGGTCCCGCGGGTCGAGGTGTTTGCGTATCTGGTCGAGGCGCGGGCTATCGAGCCGAACCTCAAGGATCTGCCGTTGCACGCGGACAAGATCGAGACGTCGATCCTGCTGGAGTCGAACGGCGAGAACGTTCACCGGGAGAAGCTGCCGAAGTCGAAAGACACCATCCCCGGCGCATACCTCTCATCGCCGTTTCTCGATCCGGAGAGCGGCTACCGCGCTGAAAAGAAGGAACTGTGGAACGCGATGGCTGAGATGGATCCGCGGCAGGCGAGCGTCGAGTACGGCCGGACGATCATCGACTACAGCGTCAGGCAACTGAGCAAGAAAGTCAAAGCATGGTCACCGCAACGATGACAGGGCGAGACTCCGGGCGAGCGGCTTGTCGAGAGTAGAACCGTATTGAGACAGGATTTCCTCATGACCGATCACGCCAGAGCATTTTCGCTTCCCGCGCGGTACTACGCCCGGCGCGGGGCCGACTGGTCGGCGGCGACGCCGGCCAGGACGTACGAGGGTGAGAAGGAAATTGCACTCGCCCTGACCACGGCCAACACGGCCATCATCTGCATGCACACCTCGAACACCGGGATGGGTTATCCGGGCGCGCCGGAGTACACCTGCGAGCCGCGGGTCAAGCCGTATTTCGACGAGCTCAACGCCCGCCGCAAGGTCATGGTCGAGGAGCACATGGCGCCGTTCTTCGCCGCGGCGCGGAGGATCGGGCTGCGGATCATGTACATTGTGGCGGGCTGGCCGTGCGCGGAGCACTACCCAGCGTATCGGCAGATCGCGGCGCGGGTGAAACCGATTCCACCCAAGCCGGGGCAGTGGCGTCCGCCCAAGGCGCCCGGCCCGGAAGCCGCCGGCGACGAGTTCAATCCCGGCGGCAAGGTCTGGCGGCGCGAGATGGTCGAAGAGTCGCTCGGCGGCGGGTTCGGCACGACCGGTGACTGCGACATTCCCGCTCCGGTGGCGGCGGGGCCGGAGGATTGGGTGGTGACCTGGACGCCGCACGCCTCGACGCTGCTGAACGAGCAGGGCATCTGGAACATCCTGCTGGTGGGCACCGACACGTCCGGATGGCCGTTACCAACACCACCAGCAGCGGCAACTCGCGGCTGTTCGACGGCGGCGGCGATCTGGATATTGGGGCGATCCATCAGCGGCCGGTGTTCCGCGAGCGAAACCTCTACGGCAAGGGCTGTCCGTTCCTCTGCCCGCTGGCCGAGAAGCATCCGGACTATGCACAAGTGTCGCTGCCGGTGACCGAGCGCCTGGTGCGGCAGGAGATCAACTTCCATCAGCGGATGACCATGGCGCCCAAGAGCACAGCCGACATGCAGACGTACCTGGACGTCTTCGCCAAGGTCATCGATAACATCGGCGAGTTGCGGGCGATGGCCAAGGGGTACAAGAAGGAATACATGGTCTCGCTGAATGGGATCGGCACATGAAGTTCGGCTGCCAGACCTACACGTGGCAGATGTCGGCGGAGAGGTATGCGGGCCGGATCGATCATATCCTGTCCGTGGTGGCCGCAGCCGGCATGCGCGGCATCGAAGCCGAGATTTGCATGATGGGCGGCTTCTACGACGACCCTGACCGAATGCACCGTGAGCTTGAGCGGACGGGCTTGAAACTCGGGGCCCTGTGCCTGGTCCTCGATTGGCGGAACGAGGACGAGACCGAAGACGAACGGCGCGAAGCCGACAAGGCGTTCGCCTACCTGCGGCACTTTCCCGGCACGCTGCTGGCGCTGGGCCAGATGGCGGGCGCCGACCGAACCGATCTTCGCCGCCGCCAGGCCAACGCGATCTCATGCTTCAATGCCGTCGGCCGCCGGGCCGTCGATCGCGGGATCGTCTGCGCGTTCCACCCCAACTCGCCCGCTGGCTCGGTTTTCCGGACCCGCGAGGACTATGCCGTTCTGCTCGATGGTCTGGACTCCGACGCGGTCGGCCTGGCTCCTGACGCCGGCCACATCGCCAAGGGCGGCATGGAGGCGGTCGAGATGTTTCAAAGCTTCGCCCCGCTGGTCCGCCACGTCCACTTCAAGGACACGGCCGCCGACGGCGGATGGACTGAGATGGGCTGCGGAACCATCGACTTTCCGGCGATCGTCGCGGTGCTTCGCGAGGCTGATTATGACGGCTGGATCATGATTGAGGACGAATCCCCCCGCGCCGAAGCCGATCCCGACGCGGTTACCCTCGCCAACGGCCGCTATGTCCACGAACGCCTGATCTCCTGAAAAAGGGGACATTCTACTTTTCCGCACCGGCTCTGGCGATGGCAAGAAAGCGGGGAAAGCGAAAAAGTAGAATGTCCCCTTTTTTCTCCCTTTGCACGATGCGAGAATACATAGTATGATAGTCTCCGGAAATACCAGTTCGACGATGTCCGCCGAGGAAAGGTGAAGCACATGGGACAGATCATCCGGCATCGGGCACTGCTGATCGTTCTGGTCCTGACCGTTCTTGGATGCAGATCGTCATCCGAAACGCAGCCGTTTGTCGCCGTTTTTCCGGACGACTTGCTCGTGTTGGCGGCGACGGAACAACCTTTCGGGCCTGGGCGGAATCCGCTTCTGCCGGCGGCTGAGAGCCGATGGTCGTTGAAGATCATCACGCCTGATCCGAGCATCGACTACAAGATCGTCCACGTCCGTCCGGACCCGCGCATCGATTACAGGATGATCATCATCGACCCCGAATCGGGGATCGCCTCACCCTATCAGAGCGGTCGATCGGACGCGATGCCTCAGCAACGGCTGGAGGAGCCGACTCCCGCAACTCCGGCTGCCGCAGCCGATGGGCAGGCGAACAGGGAGAGATGAGAATTGCAGTATTTGATCCTTCTTGGTGTCCTGTTGACGGGAGTGCTCTATGCGGCGGCGCTCGTACTTGGTCGACGAAGGCGTCTCCGCGAGTACCGGAAACGCCCCTGCTCCGGCCGACAATGGCAACGGCGGTTTCCGGACAGCCCCAAACAGGACATCCGGAGTTTTCTTGATTCGTTCACCAATGCGTTCGGTCTGCCGAGTCGCGAGCGCCTTCGGTTCGACCCCAGTGATCGGCTGATAGACGTCTACCGAGCGCTCCATCCGCCGGGTGGCATCGCCGATGACATGGAGTTCGAACGCCTGGCCATCAAGCTTGAGGATCAGTATGGCACGGACGCCGCCGTTCTCACCAGTCCTGAACTCACCTTGGGCGAATTGTTCGAAGAGATCCGGCACAGTCCGTGGAATGTGAAAAAGGGGACATTCTACTTTTTCGAGTAGAGCCGTGTAACAGCATGGCGCGAGGCCAGCGGCGAAAAAGTAGAATGTCCCCTTTTTCGCGCC
The window above is part of the Phycisphaerae bacterium genome. Proteins encoded here:
- a CDS encoding creatininase family protein, with amino-acid sequence MAAEVRFYYMVPSEVVWRCERRSMAYLPVGALEWHGGHLPFGTDAMTVEHLAIRTARKAGGVVFPPVVYGDVRYRLAEHRAEWHRRYRREMRLTGSQSPLFVYGTQEPRGAKGESGKNEIPLTYDEQAEHFVRHLGLVLMEIASYGFGAIAMLPGHGPTTSFCGQAAKLFAEQAKRTVLRPVPRVEVFAYLVEARAIEPNLKDLPLHADKIETSILLESNGENVHREKLPKSKDTIPGAYLSSPFLDPESGYRAEKKELWNAMAEMDPRQASVEYGRTIIDYSVRQLSKKVKAWSPQR
- a CDS encoding sugar phosphate isomerase/epimerase; the encoded protein is MKFGCQTYTWQMSAERYAGRIDHILSVVAAAGMRGIEAEICMMGGFYDDPDRMHRELERTGLKLGALCLVLDWRNEDETEDERREADKAFAYLRHFPGTLLALGQMAGADRTDLRRRQANAISCFNAVGRRAVDRGIVCAFHPNSPAGSVFRTREDYAVLLDGLDSDAVGLAPDAGHIAKGGMEAVEMFQSFAPLVRHVHFKDTAADGGWTEMGCGTIDFPAIVAVLREADYDGWIMIEDESPRAEADPDAVTLANGRYVHERLIS